One Pseudomonas brassicacearum genomic region harbors:
- a CDS encoding beta-ketoacyl-[acyl-carrier-protein] synthase family protein, which yields MTAYLNALGVICALGRDKHTVARNLFAGDCGGVRVEAGWVAERALPVASVSGELAPIPEALVAQRSRNNQLLLEAGLQIRTEIDQAIHTYGRARIGIVLGTSTSGIDEASSGIAHYLREQRFPDGYDYQQQELSAPANFLSDWLDLSGPSYVISTACTSSARALMSARRLLDLGLCDAVLCGGVDSLCKLTLNGFSALEAVSSERCNPFSANRSGINIGEAAVLFLMSKTPGDGTRIALLGDGASSDAHHISAPEPSGRGARQAMEKALHCAGIEARQIDYLNLHGTATQHNDAMESQAVAGLFPTGVPCSSTKPMTGHTLGAAGALEAAFCWLSLSAENPDQRLPPHVWDGQADPELPALDWVNASTRLNPTSPRRLMSNSFAFGGNNVSLIIGDAP from the coding sequence ATGACCGCCTATTTGAATGCCCTCGGGGTGATCTGCGCCCTGGGCCGCGACAAACATACAGTTGCGCGCAATCTGTTTGCCGGCGACTGCGGCGGCGTGCGTGTCGAGGCTGGTTGGGTGGCTGAGCGTGCATTACCGGTGGCCTCGGTGTCCGGTGAACTCGCGCCTATCCCCGAAGCGTTGGTGGCACAGCGCAGCCGCAATAATCAGCTGCTGCTGGAAGCCGGGTTGCAGATCCGCACCGAGATCGATCAGGCAATCCACACCTACGGCCGCGCCCGTATTGGCATCGTGCTCGGTACCAGCACCTCGGGCATCGATGAGGCGAGCAGTGGCATTGCCCATTACCTGCGCGAGCAGCGCTTCCCCGACGGCTACGACTACCAGCAACAGGAGCTCAGCGCGCCGGCCAACTTTCTGTCCGACTGGCTCGACCTGAGCGGTCCCTCCTATGTGATTTCCACCGCCTGCACATCCAGCGCCCGCGCCTTGATGAGCGCCCGACGCCTGCTGGACCTGGGCCTGTGCGATGCCGTGCTCTGTGGCGGAGTGGACAGTCTGTGCAAACTGACTCTCAATGGTTTTTCCGCCCTGGAAGCGGTCTCCAGCGAACGCTGCAATCCGTTTTCAGCGAACCGCAGCGGCATCAATATTGGTGAAGCGGCGGTGCTGTTTCTCATGAGCAAGACGCCAGGTGACGGCACTCGTATTGCCTTGCTGGGCGACGGCGCCAGCTCCGATGCCCACCATATTTCCGCCCCTGAACCCAGTGGTCGCGGCGCCCGCCAAGCGATGGAAAAAGCCTTGCACTGCGCAGGCATCGAGGCCCGCCAGATCGACTACCTGAACCTGCACGGCACCGCCACGCAACACAATGACGCCATGGAAAGCCAGGCAGTGGCCGGGCTGTTTCCGACAGGGGTGCCCTGTTCGTCCACCAAGCCCATGACCGGCCATACCCTTGGGGCAGCCGGGGCGCTGGAAGCAGCGTTCTGCTGGTTGAGCCTGAGCGCCGAAAATCCCGACCAGCGTCTGCCACCGCATGTCTGGGACGGCCAGGCCGACCCTGAACTGCCAGCGCTGGACTGGGTAAACGCCAGCACCCGCCTGAACCCGACATCGCCGCGCCGCCTGATGAGCAATTCGTTCGCCTTCGGCGGCAACAACGTCAGCCTGATTATCGGAGACGCCCCATGA
- a CDS encoding class I SAM-dependent methyltransferase, with protein MSYLSDNYVEETRFGFWFLRSHTWQHHVLRVAINDLRSLFSAPLPANPVLLDAGCGQGKSFQYLRQVFAPQRLIGVDADPHSLDLSQEEAARQGMTVELIGSDCATLAVPDASVDLLFCHQTFHHLVEQEKALAEFYRVLKPGGYLMFAESTEAYIDTWVIRWLFRHPMHVQKSAAQYLEMIRSQGFEFEARNVSYPYLWWSRSKDFGLLERFGLRRAKPFGEREETLVNVVARKPVEGVIE; from the coding sequence ATGAGCTACCTGAGCGACAACTACGTCGAAGAGACGCGCTTCGGCTTCTGGTTCCTGCGCAGCCACACCTGGCAGCACCATGTGCTGCGGGTGGCGATCAATGACCTGCGCAGCCTGTTCAGCGCCCCGCTGCCGGCCAACCCGGTGCTGCTGGACGCCGGTTGCGGCCAGGGCAAGTCGTTCCAGTACCTGCGCCAGGTGTTCGCGCCGCAACGCCTGATCGGGGTGGACGCCGACCCCCATAGCCTGGACCTGAGCCAGGAGGAAGCCGCGCGCCAAGGCATGACCGTGGAATTGATCGGCAGCGACTGCGCGACGCTGGCGGTGCCGGATGCCAGTGTCGACCTGTTGTTCTGCCACCAGACCTTCCATCATCTGGTGGAGCAGGAAAAAGCCCTCGCCGAGTTCTATCGCGTGCTCAAGCCCGGCGGTTACCTGATGTTCGCCGAATCCACCGAGGCCTACATCGATACCTGGGTGATCCGCTGGCTGTTCCGTCATCCGATGCACGTGCAAAAAAGTGCTGCCCAGTACTTGGAAATGATCCGCAGCCAGGGGTTCGAGTTCGAGGCCCGCAACGTCTCCTATCCGTACCTGTGGTGGAGCCGCTCCAAGGATTTCGGCTTGCTGGAACGCTTTGGCTTGCGCCGCGCCAAGCCGTTCGGCGAACGGGAGGAAACCCTGGTCAATGTGGTGGCCCGCAAGCCCGTCGAAGGGGTCATCGAATGA
- a CDS encoding NAD(P)/FAD-dependent oxidoreductase — translation MPRVEMECRQVVIIGAGPSGAIAAALLKRKGHDVLVIERQHFPRFSIGESLLSHCLDFVEEAGMLDAVNAAGFQRKNGAAFAWGERYSAFDFGDTFSNGKPTTFQVQRADFDKLLADQAALQGVEIRYGQAITSADFSLAKPQLGVQREDGSEYRVEADFVLDASGYGRVLPRLLDLEAPSNFPVRQAVFTHIEDRIDAPTFDREKILITTHPSKRDVWFWTIPFSGGRCSVGVVAAAEHFAERTDDLDACLRGFIAETPSLADVLKNAVWDTPARTIGGYSANVKTLHGPGFALLGNAAEFLDPVFSSGVTIAMRSASMAAGVLHRQLQGESVDWQSEFAEPLKRGVDTFRCYVEGWYAGTFQDVIFYTEGSDDIRRMISSILAGYAWDQRNPFVSEPKRRLRMLSEICASPAP, via the coding sequence GTGCCAAGAGTTGAAATGGAATGTCGCCAGGTCGTCATCATCGGCGCGGGTCCCTCGGGCGCCATCGCGGCCGCGCTGCTCAAGCGCAAGGGCCACGATGTGCTGGTCATTGAACGCCAGCACTTCCCCCGGTTCTCCATCGGCGAGAGCCTGTTGTCCCATTGCCTGGACTTCGTCGAAGAAGCCGGCATGCTCGACGCAGTGAATGCCGCCGGGTTCCAACGCAAGAACGGTGCGGCGTTCGCCTGGGGCGAGCGCTACAGCGCCTTCGATTTCGGCGATACCTTCAGCAACGGCAAGCCCACGACTTTCCAGGTGCAACGCGCCGACTTCGATAAATTGCTGGCCGACCAGGCCGCGCTGCAAGGCGTGGAGATTCGTTATGGCCAAGCCATAACCAGCGCCGATTTCAGCCTCGCCAAACCACAACTGGGCGTGCAGCGCGAAGACGGCAGCGAGTACCGGGTCGAGGCCGATTTCGTGCTCGACGCCAGCGGCTACGGCCGGGTCCTGCCGCGCCTGCTGGACCTTGAGGCACCGTCGAATTTCCCGGTACGCCAAGCGGTGTTTACCCATATTGAAGATCGCATCGACGCGCCGACCTTCGACCGGGAAAAAATCCTGATCACCACCCACCCGAGCAAACGCGACGTGTGGTTCTGGACCATTCCGTTCAGTGGCGGGCGCTGCTCCGTGGGCGTGGTCGCGGCAGCGGAACATTTCGCGGAACGTACCGACGACCTCGACGCGTGCCTGCGCGGTTTCATCGCCGAAACCCCAAGCCTGGCCGACGTGTTGAAGAATGCCGTGTGGGACACTCCGGCGCGGACCATCGGTGGCTACTCGGCCAACGTCAAGACCCTGCATGGCCCGGGCTTTGCCCTGCTGGGCAACGCTGCCGAATTCCTCGACCCGGTGTTCTCTTCCGGCGTGACCATTGCCATGCGCTCGGCGAGCATGGCCGCCGGTGTGCTGCATCGTCAGTTGCAAGGCGAAAGCGTGGATTGGCAAAGCGAATTCGCCGAGCCACTCAAGCGCGGCGTCGATACCTTCCGCTGCTACGTCGAGGGCTGGTACGCCGGCACCTTCCAGGACGTGATTTTCTACACCGAAGGCTCGGACGACATCCGCCGCATGATCAGCTCGATCCTGGCCGGTTACGCCTGGGATCAGCGCAACCCGTTTGTCAGCGAACCGAAACGGCGCCTGCGCATGCTCTCGGAAATCTGTGCGAGCCCCGCACCATGA
- a CDS encoding MMPL family transporter, translated as MILPSERMLPRLFLILLLAVLALAGWQWRNGAPLSANLMELVPGTSPDALELVAEQRMQEPLNREVLVLVGHADRQQAIALAQTLGEQWQASGLFDKVQWTLQADLPALRTQLLNGRLAMLSAPDRQQLIDQPQAFIQQRGQALFDPFTGFSLVPSQDDWLGLTGRIQNSQPQRGAIQLDVGSGALIAEADGKHWVMLRARTHGNAFDMDLPLKVAELLQHSRDQVGQGQAQLLAASGLLYAASGQQQASREITWVGGGATLGILLLLLLAFRRFRVWLAFVPVLVGMLFGAVACVALFGRMHVMTLVLGSSLIGVAVDYPLHYLSKSWSLKPWRSWPALRLTLPGLSLSLATTCIGYLALAWTPFPALTQIAIFSAAGLVGAYLSAVCLLPALLKGVELRPAQWPLRLCEYLLKARQALLARVRTPVLLALLLTFCAGGLWQLTTKNDIRQWIGTPQHLTDEARDIARITGFQPTSQFFLIRADDQPQLLERQTALNERLEQLIGLEKLQGYLSLNQLVSPPAEQQKVREALARLPDFWQPLLDLGVPLATLQAELAQLQALPVTDIDAALTGPLAEPYRTLWLGQTAQGVAAVVSLQGLNDAALLRVQAVDLPGVQLVDRLGDLNRVFAATQISAAELKLASCVLIVLVLIWPFGVGGALRIVALPLLAALCSLASLGWLGQPLTLFSLFGLLLVTAIGVDYAILMREQIGGAAVSLLGTFLAAVTTWLSFGLLALSSTPAVSNFGLAVSLGLAFSFMLAPWAGHQAHAAAVAEPAQ; from the coding sequence ATGATTTTGCCGAGTGAACGGATGCTGCCACGGCTGTTCCTGATCCTGCTACTGGCAGTGCTGGCGCTCGCCGGTTGGCAATGGCGCAACGGTGCGCCGCTGTCGGCCAATCTCATGGAGTTGGTGCCGGGCACTTCTCCCGACGCCCTGGAGCTCGTCGCCGAGCAGCGCATGCAGGAACCGCTCAATCGCGAGGTGCTGGTGCTGGTCGGTCATGCGGATCGCCAACAAGCCATCGCCCTGGCGCAAACCCTGGGCGAGCAATGGCAAGCCAGCGGTCTGTTCGACAAGGTCCAATGGACGTTGCAGGCCGACCTACCGGCGTTGCGCACGCAATTGCTGAACGGACGGCTGGCGATGCTCTCGGCACCCGACCGGCAGCAATTGATCGACCAGCCCCAGGCGTTCATCCAACAACGGGGGCAGGCGCTGTTCGACCCGTTCACTGGCTTCAGCCTGGTGCCGAGCCAGGACGACTGGCTGGGCCTGACCGGACGCATCCAGAACAGCCAACCTCAACGTGGCGCGATCCAACTGGACGTGGGCAGCGGTGCGCTGATCGCCGAAGCCGATGGCAAACATTGGGTGATGCTGCGGGCCCGTACCCATGGCAACGCTTTCGACATGGACCTGCCGCTGAAAGTGGCCGAGTTGCTGCAGCACAGCCGTGATCAGGTCGGCCAGGGCCAAGCCCAACTACTGGCGGCCAGCGGCCTGCTGTACGCCGCCAGCGGCCAGCAGCAGGCATCGCGGGAAATCACCTGGGTCGGCGGTGGTGCGACACTCGGCATTCTGTTGCTGCTGTTGCTGGCCTTCCGCCGTTTTCGGGTGTGGCTGGCGTTCGTACCGGTACTGGTGGGCATGCTGTTTGGGGCGGTGGCTTGCGTGGCGCTGTTTGGGCGCATGCACGTCATGACCCTGGTGCTCGGCTCCAGCCTGATCGGCGTGGCCGTGGATTACCCGCTGCACTATCTGTCCAAAAGCTGGAGCCTCAAGCCGTGGCGCAGCTGGCCGGCCTTGCGCCTGACCCTGCCGGGGCTGAGCCTGAGCCTGGCGACCACCTGCATCGGTTACCTGGCCCTGGCCTGGACACCGTTCCCGGCCCTGACCCAGATCGCGATATTTTCCGCCGCTGGCCTGGTCGGCGCCTACCTGAGCGCGGTCTGCCTGCTGCCGGCGCTGCTCAAGGGTGTTGAGCTACGTCCGGCCCAATGGCCGCTGCGGCTCTGCGAGTACCTGCTCAAGGCCCGCCAAGCCCTGCTGGCGCGGGTGCGCACACCGGTCCTGCTGGCGCTGCTGCTGACATTCTGCGCGGGTGGTCTGTGGCAACTGACCACGAAAAACGACATCCGCCAATGGATCGGTACGCCCCAGCACCTGACCGACGAAGCCCGCGATATCGCCCGCATCACCGGTTTCCAACCCACCAGCCAGTTTTTCCTGATTCGCGCCGATGATCAGCCACAGTTGCTGGAGCGCCAGACCGCCCTCAACGAACGGCTGGAGCAATTGATCGGCCTGGAAAAACTCCAGGGTTACCTGTCGCTGAACCAATTGGTCAGTCCGCCCGCTGAACAGCAAAAAGTCCGTGAGGCCCTGGCCCGGCTACCGGACTTCTGGCAACCGCTGCTGGATCTGGGCGTACCGCTCGCCACGCTGCAAGCGGAGCTCGCGCAATTGCAGGCCCTGCCCGTGACCGACATCGATGCCGCGCTGACCGGCCCGCTGGCCGAGCCGTACCGCACGCTCTGGCTCGGACAGACGGCGCAAGGCGTAGCGGCAGTCGTCAGCCTGCAAGGCCTGAACGATGCCGCGTTGCTGCGGGTGCAGGCCGTGGACTTGCCCGGTGTGCAACTGGTGGATCGCCTGGGAGACCTGAACCGGGTCTTCGCCGCCACGCAGATCAGCGCCGCCGAGTTGAAATTGGCTTCCTGCGTGCTGATCGTGCTGGTGTTGATCTGGCCGTTCGGCGTCGGCGGCGCCTTGCGCATCGTTGCCCTGCCGTTGCTGGCCGCACTGTGCAGCCTGGCGAGCCTCGGCTGGCTGGGACAACCGTTGACGCTGTTCAGCCTGTTCGGCCTGTTGTTGGTAACGGCCATCGGCGTCGACTACGCGATCCTGATGCGTGAGCAAATCGGTGGCGCGGCGGTGAGTCTGCTGGGCACCTTCCTGGCGGCGGTCACCACCTGGCTGTCGTTCGGCCTGCTGGCGCTTTCCAGCACACCGGCGGTGAGTAATTTCGGCCTGGCGGTAAGCCTGGGGCTGGCGTTCAGCTTTATGCTGGCGCCGTGGGCCGGGCATCAGGCCCACGCGGCTGCCGTTGCGGAGCCAGCCCAATGA
- a CDS encoding LolA family protein, translated as MKRLSAWLLLCCLSPLAQAFDLQQLSEQLARPDVIHGQFIQEKHLRALPQPLTSKGRFVLAKNHGLLWLLQTPLQQDYRITPQGIARRDGNAWQMLPNKSAGAEQNRLFLAVLQGDSSGLQRDFELSLSGEPQQWKLTLTPRSVLLKQVFNQINIDGGELVQRIELLETQGDSTVLRMQDATRAQPLSEAEQHDFAE; from the coding sequence ATGAAACGCCTGTCCGCCTGGCTGCTGCTGTGCTGCCTGTCGCCCCTGGCCCAAGCGTTCGATTTGCAACAGTTGAGCGAGCAACTGGCCCGCCCTGATGTGATCCACGGGCAGTTCATCCAGGAAAAACACCTGCGCGCCCTGCCCCAGCCCCTCACCAGCAAGGGCCGTTTCGTGCTGGCGAAGAATCACGGCCTGCTGTGGCTGCTGCAAACCCCATTGCAACAGGACTACCGCATCACCCCCCAAGGCATCGCCCGACGGGATGGCAATGCCTGGCAGATGCTGCCGAACAAGAGCGCCGGTGCCGAGCAGAACCGGCTGTTCCTGGCGGTTTTGCAGGGCGACAGCAGTGGCCTGCAACGGGATTTCGAACTGAGCCTGTCGGGTGAGCCGCAGCAGTGGAAACTCACCCTGACCCCACGCTCGGTGCTGCTCAAACAGGTCTTCAACCAGATCAACATCGACGGCGGTGAACTGGTGCAACGCATCGAATTGCTGGAAACCCAGGGCGACAGCACGGTGCTGCGCATGCAGGACGCTACCCGCGCGCAACCCTTGAGCGAAGCGGAGCAACATGATTTTGCCGAGTGA
- a CDS encoding acyl-CoA thioesterase, with protein MRSKGMLHVDTQIVVPFFDVDSMNVVWHGHYVKYLEVARCALLDLIGHNYNDMLESGHAWPVIDLQLRYVRSAVFGQTLTVRASLVEWENRLKINYLISDTATGERLTRASSVQVAVDMASREMLLASPRVFVDAVERMLP; from the coding sequence ATGCGCAGTAAGGGAATGCTGCACGTCGACACACAGATCGTGGTGCCGTTTTTCGACGTCGATTCGATGAACGTGGTCTGGCACGGCCATTACGTCAAATACCTGGAAGTGGCCCGCTGCGCCTTGCTCGACCTGATCGGCCACAACTACAACGACATGCTTGAGTCCGGCCATGCGTGGCCGGTCATCGACCTGCAACTGCGCTACGTGCGCAGCGCCGTGTTCGGCCAGACCCTGACCGTGCGCGCCAGCCTGGTGGAATGGGAAAACCGACTGAAGATCAACTACCTGATCAGCGACACAGCGACCGGCGAACGCCTGACCCGGGCCAGCTCCGTGCAGGTGGCCGTGGACATGGCCAGCCGTGAAATGCTGCTGGCCTCGCCCCGGGTGTTTGTCGACGCCGTCGAAAGGATGCTGCCATGA
- a CDS encoding HAL/PAL/TAL family ammonia-lyase, translating into MTMPTLEPVTFGERPLRIEDVLALANRQAPTQLQDDPAFRQRIAKGAQFLDSLLDKEGVIYGVTTGYGDSCVVAVPLHHVEALPRHLYTFHGCGLGKLLDAQATRAVLAARLQSLCHGVSGVRVELLERLQAFLEHDILPLIPEEGSVGASGDLTPLSYVAATLSGEREVMFRGERRLAADVHRELGWTPLVLRPKEALALMNGTAVMTGLACLAFARADYLLQLATRITALNVVALQGNPEHFDERLFAAKPHPGQMQVAAWLRKDLAIDAPTAPLHRLQDRYSLRCAPHVLGVLADSLNWLRSFIEIELNSANDNPIIDAEAERVLHGGHFYGGHIAFAMDSLKNLVANVADLLDRQLALLVDERYNHGLPSNLSGASAERAMLNHGFKAVQIGTSAWTAEALKNTMPASVFSRSTECHNQDKVSMGTIAARDAIRVLELTEQVAAATLLAANQGVWLRSRAEDARPLPPALAAMHAQLAEDFAPVIEDRALEGELRLCLQRIAEQHWRLHAQ; encoded by the coding sequence ATGACGATGCCCACTCTTGAGCCGGTAACCTTCGGCGAACGCCCTTTGCGCATCGAAGATGTGTTGGCCCTGGCCAACCGTCAGGCGCCGACGCAATTGCAGGATGACCCGGCGTTCCGCCAGCGCATCGCCAAGGGTGCGCAATTCCTCGACTCTTTGCTGGACAAGGAAGGCGTGATCTACGGCGTGACCACCGGCTATGGCGACTCCTGCGTGGTGGCCGTGCCGTTGCACCACGTCGAGGCCCTGCCGCGCCACTTGTACACGTTCCACGGCTGCGGCCTGGGCAAACTGTTGGACGCCCAGGCCACGCGCGCAGTGCTGGCGGCGCGTTTGCAGTCGCTGTGCCACGGCGTGTCCGGGGTGCGGGTGGAATTGCTGGAGCGCCTGCAGGCGTTTCTTGAACACGACATCCTGCCGCTGATCCCGGAAGAAGGCTCGGTAGGCGCCAGCGGTGACCTGACGCCGCTGTCCTACGTGGCGGCCACGCTGTCCGGCGAACGGGAAGTGATGTTCCGAGGCGAGCGCCGCCTGGCCGCCGACGTGCACCGCGAGCTGGGCTGGACGCCGTTGGTGCTGCGCCCCAAAGAAGCCCTGGCGCTGATGAACGGCACCGCTGTGATGACCGGCCTGGCCTGCCTGGCCTTCGCCCGCGCCGATTACCTGCTGCAACTGGCGACCCGCATCACCGCGCTGAACGTCGTCGCACTGCAAGGCAACCCGGAACACTTCGATGAGCGCCTGTTCGCCGCCAAGCCACACCCTGGCCAGATGCAAGTCGCCGCGTGGCTGCGCAAAGACCTGGCAATCGACGCGCCGACCGCCCCGCTGCATCGCCTGCAGGATCGCTACTCCTTGCGCTGCGCGCCTCACGTGCTCGGCGTATTGGCCGACAGCCTGAACTGGCTGCGCTCGTTCATCGAAATCGAACTCAACAGCGCCAACGACAACCCGATCATCGATGCCGAAGCCGAACGCGTGCTGCACGGCGGGCATTTCTACGGTGGGCATATCGCCTTCGCCATGGACAGCCTGAAGAATCTGGTGGCCAACGTCGCCGACCTGCTGGATCGGCAACTCGCGCTGCTGGTGGACGAGCGCTACAACCATGGCCTGCCGAGCAACCTGTCCGGCGCCAGCGCCGAGCGAGCGATGCTCAACCATGGCTTCAAGGCCGTGCAGATCGGCACCAGCGCCTGGACCGCCGAAGCCTTGAAAAACACCATGCCGGCCAGCGTGTTCTCGCGCTCCACCGAGTGCCACAACCAGGACAAGGTGAGCATGGGCACCATCGCCGCCCGGGATGCCATCCGCGTGCTGGAGCTGACCGAGCAAGTGGCCGCCGCGACGCTGCTGGCCGCCAACCAGGGCGTGTGGCTGCGCAGCCGGGCCGAAGACGCGCGACCACTGCCGCCGGCCCTGGCCGCCATGCATGCGCAACTGGCCGAAGACTTCGCGCCAGTCATCGAAGACCGGGCCCTGGAAGGCGAACTGCGCCTGTGCCTGCAACGCATCGCCGAACAACACTGGAGGCTGCATGCGCAGTAA
- a CDS encoding glycosyl transferase, which produces MSLQADKQHWADRQERGSFWLMKFTALAAKVLGRRLLSPLLYGIVLYFFVFGRAARQAAWQYQQRLADWSDRPELRPTHRRVFGQFMAFADSLLDKLDVWNGKLSIEQIEIVDPALLRNHLRDTRGQMLVGAHLGNLEMCRALAELGEKVTMNVLVHTKHAEQFNRLLGEAGATHLRLIQVSELDPVIMLQLSERLERGEWLAIAGDRVPLHGGRSVTVDFMGHRAAFPQGPWLLAGLLKCPVNLLMCLKHEGRYRVTLEPFTDAVVWKRNDRQQVIAHWAGLYAERLAHYCLQGPQQWFNFYPFWKTDDDAHS; this is translated from the coding sequence ATGAGCCTTCAGGCAGACAAACAACACTGGGCCGACCGCCAGGAGCGCGGCAGCTTCTGGCTGATGAAGTTCACGGCGCTCGCCGCCAAGGTGCTGGGCCGCCGCTTACTGAGCCCGCTGCTGTATGGCATCGTCCTGTATTTCTTCGTTTTCGGTCGTGCCGCCCGGCAGGCCGCCTGGCAATACCAGCAGCGCCTGGCCGACTGGAGCGACCGCCCCGAGCTGCGTCCGACCCATCGACGGGTGTTCGGGCAGTTCATGGCCTTTGCCGATTCCCTGCTCGACAAGCTCGACGTCTGGAACGGCAAGCTGAGCATCGAGCAGATCGAAATCGTCGACCCGGCACTGCTGCGCAATCATTTACGCGATACCCGTGGGCAGATGCTGGTGGGCGCACACCTGGGCAACCTGGAGATGTGCCGGGCCCTGGCCGAGCTGGGCGAGAAAGTGACCATGAACGTGCTGGTGCACACCAAGCATGCCGAGCAGTTCAATCGTTTGCTGGGTGAAGCCGGCGCCACGCACCTGCGGCTGATCCAGGTCAGCGAACTGGACCCGGTGATCATGCTGCAGCTGAGCGAGCGCCTGGAGCGCGGCGAGTGGCTGGCGATTGCCGGCGACCGCGTGCCGCTGCACGGCGGCCGTAGCGTGACCGTGGATTTCATGGGCCACCGGGCCGCGTTCCCCCAAGGGCCCTGGCTGCTGGCCGGCCTGTTGAAATGCCCGGTCAACCTTTTGATGTGCCTCAAGCACGAGGGGCGCTATCGAGTCACCCTCGAGCCTTTCACCGATGCCGTGGTGTGGAAACGCAACGACCGCCAGCAGGTTATCGCCCATTGGGCCGGCCTTTACGCCGAGCGCCTGGCGCATTACTGCCTCCAGGGCCCACAACAGTGGTTCAACTTTTACCCTTTCTGGAAGACCGATGACGATGCCCACTCTTGA
- a CDS encoding glycosyltransferase family 2 protein: MHNPCAVIPVYNHETAISAVVQTLLANGLPCVLVDDASSPACAAVLERLAEGEQVHLVRLAVNQGKGGAVMTGLREASRLGFSHALQVDADGQHDLGDVNTFIEQSRAHPDAVICGYPHYDASVPKGRLYARYLTHVMVWINSLSLQIRDSMCGFRVYPLPPTLALIDSANIGKRMDFDSDILVRLAWRNQPMHWLHTRVHYPQDGVSHFRLFHDNVLISSMHTRLFFGMLVRSPLILWRRWRA, encoded by the coding sequence ATGCATAACCCCTGCGCCGTCATTCCGGTCTACAACCACGAAACCGCCATCTCGGCGGTGGTCCAGACACTGCTCGCCAACGGCCTGCCCTGTGTGCTGGTGGATGACGCCAGCAGCCCGGCCTGCGCGGCTGTGCTGGAGCGGCTGGCCGAGGGCGAGCAAGTTCATCTGGTCAGGCTGGCGGTCAACCAGGGCAAGGGCGGCGCGGTGATGACCGGTTTGCGGGAGGCTTCGCGCCTGGGCTTCAGCCACGCCTTGCAGGTGGACGCCGATGGCCAGCACGACCTTGGCGACGTAAACACCTTCATCGAGCAATCCCGTGCCCACCCGGACGCGGTGATCTGTGGTTATCCGCACTACGACGCCAGCGTGCCGAAAGGCCGTCTCTATGCGCGCTACCTGACCCACGTCATGGTCTGGATCAACAGCCTGTCCCTACAGATCCGCGATTCCATGTGCGGCTTCCGGGTCTATCCCCTGCCGCCGACCCTGGCACTGATCGACTCGGCCAATATTGGCAAGCGCATGGATTTCGATTCGGACATCCTCGTGCGCCTGGCCTGGCGCAATCAGCCGATGCACTGGTTGCACACCCGGGTTCATTACCCCCAGGACGGGGTCTCGCACTTTCGTCTGTTCCACGACAACGTGCTGATCTCCAGCATGCACACCCGGCTGTTCTTCGGCATGCTGGTGCGCTCTCCCTTGATTCTCTGGCGACGGTGGCGGGCATGA